The sequence below is a genomic window from bacterium.
ATTTTGAGAGCGATTTTGTCGCGAAGATTGAGTAAAACCGCAGGCGTAGTTGTTCTACGTCGAGGTTTTGCGATTGATGAGCGGCAAAAGCGGGCCAAAAGCCGGATGCGAGAACGAAGGATTTATTTACGGACAAGCCCTAATATCCCAAGGAGGAACAAATGAGCCAGAAAGACCACTTCAAGCCCGAGGATTCAAGCACTCTCAAGCGCGGGTGCCAGACCACCGACGAAACCATCGATCTTTGCCCGTGCGGTTCCGGCAAGCTCTTCGTGAAGTGTCATGGTCTGCCCTGCGCCTGCGGTTCCGGCAAGCCTGCCTACAAGTGCTGCCGCACCGGCGACTTCTGATCGGAATGAGGCCTTGGAAGAGGCGTTGAAGCGTCCAAGGCCTCTCGTTCTGATTATCGAGGACGCTTCGGAATCGGTCGAAGCTTTTGAAAGGGCCTTGAGAGAGGATGGGTTTGACTGCCTCAAGGCCTTCGACGGAGTGACCGGCAAGGAGTATTACGACCGTTACCTGCCCGACGCGGTGGTAATGGACATAAAGCCCGCCCGCATTCCGGGTCTTACGGTTCTTCGCCATATAAAATCCAAAGATCCCTTCGCCGTGGTCGTCATCCTCGAAACCAGGGGGACCGAGCGCCACGTCCTCGAAGCCTTCCGGCAGGGGATAAGCGACAGCCTCAAAAAGCCGGTCGATCCCGCCCTCCTCTCAAAAACCGTCAGCTCGGCGATAAACAGGGCCAAGACAAGCCGCACCATCGAGACCATTTCAATATTGCCGAACTGGAAGGGCGGCGACGTGGCGAAAAACATTCTCTTCGACGCACCCGTAGCCCTGCTCCACGTTTCCCCCGAAGCGAAGGTGCTCTTCGCGAATCGCAGGGCGTCGGCGGTTCTGGGCGTCAGGCCCGCAACTCTCTCGGGTTACGACATAGGCGATTTCGTTGCCCCCCATATAAGCGAAAACTGGCTCAACGCCGTTTTCGCCGGTTCGCTGACCCCCCTGGGCTACGAGGGGGAGGTGAATCTGAAGAGGGGAGACAACGGGTGGTTTACGGCGAGGGTCAACGCCGTGGACG
It includes:
- a CDS encoding response regulator, with the protein product MVCPAPAVPASLPTSAAAPATSDRNEALEEALKRPRPLVLIIEDASESVEAFERALREDGFDCLKAFDGVTGKEYYDRYLPDAVVMDIKPARIPGLTVLRHIKSKDPFAVVVILETRGTERHVLEAFRQGISDSLKKPVDPALLSKTVSSAINRAKTSRTIETISILPNWKGGDVAKNILFDAPVALLHVSPEAKVLFANRRASAVLGVRPATLSGYDIGDFVAPHISENWLNAVFAGSLTPLGYEGEVNLKRGDNGWFTARVNAVDGPGKGEMIIAVRDLTREKFLERELLSSKRLAGLGRVVEGVAHEVRNPLISIGGFARKVEKAVPGGTAEKEFMSIVLSEVERLERMVEDIEGFVEFTNAAHPCNASVDMGQVLGASLEKVAKSHTASQKIKTEFKLGPEIMVFGSKELLEELFTLIIENAYDAMADEGGELDLKLDETGGWARVVVSDTGIGIPESDLDSIFDPFFTSKTRGVGLGLAKAHLIVEDHFGQIKYKSKVDEGTVCTILIPVDRRKVVRKSH